A window from Phaenicophaeus curvirostris isolate KB17595 chromosome 13, BPBGC_Pcur_1.0, whole genome shotgun sequence encodes these proteins:
- the LOC138725996 gene encoding G-protein coupled receptor 183-B-like produces MQKTIPGCFFQQMYSSLTSISMERDHMKDLRRYLALKYIQYLVLSSSNMVSTILGLLGSLYAIIILQSAKVSSKSTAVLISSLAKADVLVAASIVTEMVIQTFDINIASTAFAPALLQNLLTANTHISCLLLSCVAFEAYLITFFSTESRQLRTVRNARVMSRTIWILVMAECALFQTDDLLKASATAAPTHSPYSALFHFSSTAAALLTSLSYLLGILLRIVNVYIYYKIFFSMSNRSTPKKSSTSSQWKQ; encoded by the exons ATGCAGAAAACCATTCCTGGCTGCTTTTTCCAGCAAAT GTATTCTTCCCTAACTAGCATTTCTATGGAGAGAGACCACATGAAAGATCTCAGGCGATACCTGGCACTGAAATACATCCAATACCTTGTCCTGTCTTCTTCAAATATGGTCAGCACTATCCTGGGCCTGCTGGGCAGTTTGTACGCGATAATCATCCTGCAGTCTGCGAAGGTTTCATCCAAGTCCACCGCGGTTCTAATTTCGAGCCTAGCAAAGGCAGACGTCCTGGTTGCTGCTAGCATTGTCACGGAGATGGTCATACAGACCTTTGACATTAATATCGCGTCTACAGCGTTCgcaccagccctgctgcagaaCCTCCTCACTGCAAACACGCACATCAGCTGCTTGCTGCTCAGCTGCGTTGCCTTCGAGGCGTACTTGATAACCTTTTTCTCCACGGAGTCTCGGCAGTTACGGACGGTGAGAAACGCCAGAGTGATGTCCAGGACCATCTGGATCCTGGTGATGGCAGAGTGCGCCCTGTTCCAGACAGATGATCTCCTGAAGGCCAGCGCCACCGCTGCTCCCACCCACAGCCCCTACTCTGCGTTGTTCCACTTCTCCAGCACGGCCGCAGCCCTGCTCACGTCCCTCAGTTACCTCCTGGGGATTCTTTTAAGGATTGTCAACGTATACATctactacaaaatattttttagcatGTCCAACAGATCTACACCAAAAAAAAGTAGCACCTCTTCCCAGTGGAAGCAGTGA